A portion of the Salmo trutta chromosome 1, fSalTru1.1, whole genome shotgun sequence genome contains these proteins:
- the LOC115203001 gene encoding 60S ribosomal protein L27: MGKFMKPGKVVMVLAGRYAGRKAVIVKNIDDGTSDRPYSHALVSGIDRYPRKVTTTMGKKKVAKRSKIKAFVKVYNYNHLMPTRYSVDIPLDKTVVNKDVFRDPALKRKARREAKIKFEERYKTGKNKWFFQKLRF; the protein is encoded by the exons ATGGGCAAGTTCATGAAACCTGGGAAGGTGGTGATGGTCCTTGCTGGGCGCTACGCAGGGCGTAAAGCTGTTATCGTCAAG AACATTGATGATGGCACCTCAGACCGCCCTTATAGCCACGCACTGGTCTCAGGCATTGACCGCTACCCCCGCAAAGTGACCACAACCATGGGCAAGAAGAAGGTTGCCAAGAGGTCCAAGATCAAGGCCTTCGTAAAGGTGTACAACTACAATCACCTAATGCCCACCAG ATACTCTGTGGACATTCCTCTGGACAAAACCGTTGTCAACAAGGATGTCTTCAGAGACCCTGCCCTGAAACGCAAAGCCAGACGGGAGGCCAAGATTAAGTTTGAGGAGAG GTACAAGACAGGCAAGAACAAATGGTTCTTCCAGAAGCTTAGATTCTAG
- the LOC115203008 gene encoding interferon-induced 35 kDa protein homolog isoform X2, with amino-acid sequence MILIWSLWLKWFESAIIRRISNLKLSLPRSCRIEETETERKRRTITQQLTTDFSLMTDTQGSQNTLNGILNAISKCKVQHNQLLKEQQDLSRARDDQEDLAKQFRQRIVKLRICLEEDDNNQARDVDSERKKIAALHDEESRLKREIQRAEEELQLEEESTHHLKQQTDVSTAAVPEKKVVFTGVTGDGANTLNFDVKPHIVYPMEEGTALITFEDEEVAQKILSLREHKVDLGEDCAITLEAKLVQLLVPYQVEMDTEVCSRRILVSNLPKKVGEDRLLDKLEIHFAKRKNGGGEVDDSDMLHDSGNVVITFTENNIAKGLTDKQYHDVEFEKGRKHSVKVTPFLNGEITSFQTRLSACGRTVLLTGIPAIMEQENLQDLLEIHFQKTSNGGGEVDAFLYNPLGQHTLALFEEDCPTEDQSQ; translated from the exons atgatacttatttggagtctgtggctcaagtggtttgaaagcgcGATTATCCGTCGAATATCCAAtttgaaactgtctttacctcggtcgTGTCGGATTGAAGAAACAGAAACTGAAAGAAAAAGACGTACCATTACACAACAGCTAACTACA GATTTCTCCTTGATGACAGACACCCAGGGATCACAGAACACCTTGAATGGAATCCTAAATGCTATCAGCAAATGCAAG GTTCAACACAATCAGTTGCTGAAGGAGCAGCAGGACCTGTCCAGAGCCAGGGATGACCAGGAGGACCTTGCTAAACAGTTCAGACAGCGCATAGTCAAACTGAGGATATGTCTGGAAGAGGATGACAACAACCAAGCCAGGGATGTAGACTCTGAAAGG AAGAAGATCGCCGCCCTGCATGATGAGGAGAGCAGACTGAAGAGGGAGATCCAGAGAGCAGAGGAAGAACTGCAGCTTGAGGAGGAGAGCACCCACCACCTCAAGCAGCAGACTGAT GTGTCTACTGCTGCAGTGCCTGAAAAGAAGGTTGTGTTCACTGGAGTGACGGGTGATGGCGCAAACACACTCAATTTTGATGTGAAGCCACATATAGTGTATCCAATGGAGGAGGGCACTGCACTGATCACTTTTGAGGATGAGGAAG TGGCCCAGAAGATCCTGAGCCTGAGGGAGCATAAGGTGGATCTGGGCGAGGATTGTGCCATCACTCTGGAGGCCAAGCTCGTACAGCTGCTGGTGCCCTATCAAGTAGAG ATGGACACAGAGGTATGTTCCCGCCGTATCCTGGTTTCCAACCTGCCCAAGAAGGTCGGGGAGGACCGCTTGCTCGACAAACTGGAGATCCACTTTGCCAAGAGAAAGAATGGAGGGGGGGAGGTGGATGACTCTGACATGCTGCACGATTCTGGCAACGTGGTCATCACTTTTACagaaaacaata TTGCCAAAGGCCTGACTGACAAGCAGTACCACGATGTGGAGTTTGAGAAGGGGAGGAAGCACAGTGTGAAGGTGACTCCATTTCTGAACGGAGAGATCACAAGTTTCCAG ACACGGCTGTCAGCGTGTGGGCGTACTGTGCTGCTGACTGGCATCCCTGCCATCATGGAGCAGGAGAACCTGCAGGACCTACTGGAGATCCACTTCCAGAAGACCAGTAATGGTGGGGGAGAGGTGGACGCCTTCCTCTACAACCCCCTGGGGCAGCACACCCTGGCCCTGTTCGAGGAGGACTGTCCCACTGAAGACCAGAGCCAGTGA
- the LOC115203008 gene encoding interferon-induced 35 kDa protein homolog isoform X1, which produces MILIWSLWLKWFESAIIRRISNLKLSLPRSCRIEETETERKRRTITQQLTTTPNERSMVLGRVDSWADSKRNVLASVSSTVMCDEDFSLMTDTQGSQNTLNGILNAISKCKVQHNQLLKEQQDLSRARDDQEDLAKQFRQRIVKLRICLEEDDNNQARDVDSERKKIAALHDEESRLKREIQRAEEELQLEEESTHHLKQQTDVSTAAVPEKKVVFTGVTGDGANTLNFDVKPHIVYPMEEGTALITFEDEEVAQKILSLREHKVDLGEDCAITLEAKLVQLLVPYQVEMDTEVCSRRILVSNLPKKVGEDRLLDKLEIHFAKRKNGGGEVDDSDMLHDSGNVVITFTENNIAKGLTDKQYHDVEFEKGRKHSVKVTPFLNGEITSFQTRLSACGRTVLLTGIPAIMEQENLQDLLEIHFQKTSNGGGEVDAFLYNPLGQHTLALFEEDCPTEDQSQ; this is translated from the exons atgatacttatttggagtctgtggctcaagtggtttgaaagcgcGATTATCCGTCGAATATCCAAtttgaaactgtctttacctcggtcgTGTCGGATTGAAGAAACAGAAACTGAAAGAAAAAGACGTACCATTACACAACAGCTAACTACA ACTCCAAATGAACGGTCAATGGTACTTGGACGCGTTGATAGTTGGGCCGACTCAAAAAGGAATGT ATTAGCGTCAGTTTCTTCGACAGTCATGTGTGATGAG GATTTCTCCTTGATGACAGACACCCAGGGATCACAGAACACCTTGAATGGAATCCTAAATGCTATCAGCAAATGCAAG GTTCAACACAATCAGTTGCTGAAGGAGCAGCAGGACCTGTCCAGAGCCAGGGATGACCAGGAGGACCTTGCTAAACAGTTCAGACAGCGCATAGTCAAACTGAGGATATGTCTGGAAGAGGATGACAACAACCAAGCCAGGGATGTAGACTCTGAAAGG AAGAAGATCGCCGCCCTGCATGATGAGGAGAGCAGACTGAAGAGGGAGATCCAGAGAGCAGAGGAAGAACTGCAGCTTGAGGAGGAGAGCACCCACCACCTCAAGCAGCAGACTGAT GTGTCTACTGCTGCAGTGCCTGAAAAGAAGGTTGTGTTCACTGGAGTGACGGGTGATGGCGCAAACACACTCAATTTTGATGTGAAGCCACATATAGTGTATCCAATGGAGGAGGGCACTGCACTGATCACTTTTGAGGATGAGGAAG TGGCCCAGAAGATCCTGAGCCTGAGGGAGCATAAGGTGGATCTGGGCGAGGATTGTGCCATCACTCTGGAGGCCAAGCTCGTACAGCTGCTGGTGCCCTATCAAGTAGAG ATGGACACAGAGGTATGTTCCCGCCGTATCCTGGTTTCCAACCTGCCCAAGAAGGTCGGGGAGGACCGCTTGCTCGACAAACTGGAGATCCACTTTGCCAAGAGAAAGAATGGAGGGGGGGAGGTGGATGACTCTGACATGCTGCACGATTCTGGCAACGTGGTCATCACTTTTACagaaaacaata TTGCCAAAGGCCTGACTGACAAGCAGTACCACGATGTGGAGTTTGAGAAGGGGAGGAAGCACAGTGTGAAGGTGACTCCATTTCTGAACGGAGAGATCACAAGTTTCCAG ACACGGCTGTCAGCGTGTGGGCGTACTGTGCTGCTGACTGGCATCCCTGCCATCATGGAGCAGGAGAACCTGCAGGACCTACTGGAGATCCACTTCCAGAAGACCAGTAATGGTGGGGGAGAGGTGGACGCCTTCCTCTACAACCCCCTGGGGCAGCACACCCTGGCCCTGTTCGAGGAGGACTGTCCCACTGAAGACCAGAGCCAGTGA
- the LOC115203008 gene encoding interferon-induced 35 kDa protein homolog isoform X3, giving the protein MCDEDFSLMTDTQGSQNTLNGILNAISKCKVQHNQLLKEQQDLSRARDDQEDLAKQFRQRIVKLRICLEEDDNNQARDVDSERKKIAALHDEESRLKREIQRAEEELQLEEESTHHLKQQTDVSTAAVPEKKVVFTGVTGDGANTLNFDVKPHIVYPMEEGTALITFEDEEVAQKILSLREHKVDLGEDCAITLEAKLVQLLVPYQVEMDTEVCSRRILVSNLPKKVGEDRLLDKLEIHFAKRKNGGGEVDDSDMLHDSGNVVITFTENNIAKGLTDKQYHDVEFEKGRKHSVKVTPFLNGEITSFQTRLSACGRTVLLTGIPAIMEQENLQDLLEIHFQKTSNGGGEVDAFLYNPLGQHTLALFEEDCPTEDQSQ; this is encoded by the exons ATGTGTGATGAG GATTTCTCCTTGATGACAGACACCCAGGGATCACAGAACACCTTGAATGGAATCCTAAATGCTATCAGCAAATGCAAG GTTCAACACAATCAGTTGCTGAAGGAGCAGCAGGACCTGTCCAGAGCCAGGGATGACCAGGAGGACCTTGCTAAACAGTTCAGACAGCGCATAGTCAAACTGAGGATATGTCTGGAAGAGGATGACAACAACCAAGCCAGGGATGTAGACTCTGAAAGG AAGAAGATCGCCGCCCTGCATGATGAGGAGAGCAGACTGAAGAGGGAGATCCAGAGAGCAGAGGAAGAACTGCAGCTTGAGGAGGAGAGCACCCACCACCTCAAGCAGCAGACTGAT GTGTCTACTGCTGCAGTGCCTGAAAAGAAGGTTGTGTTCACTGGAGTGACGGGTGATGGCGCAAACACACTCAATTTTGATGTGAAGCCACATATAGTGTATCCAATGGAGGAGGGCACTGCACTGATCACTTTTGAGGATGAGGAAG TGGCCCAGAAGATCCTGAGCCTGAGGGAGCATAAGGTGGATCTGGGCGAGGATTGTGCCATCACTCTGGAGGCCAAGCTCGTACAGCTGCTGGTGCCCTATCAAGTAGAG ATGGACACAGAGGTATGTTCCCGCCGTATCCTGGTTTCCAACCTGCCCAAGAAGGTCGGGGAGGACCGCTTGCTCGACAAACTGGAGATCCACTTTGCCAAGAGAAAGAATGGAGGGGGGGAGGTGGATGACTCTGACATGCTGCACGATTCTGGCAACGTGGTCATCACTTTTACagaaaacaata TTGCCAAAGGCCTGACTGACAAGCAGTACCACGATGTGGAGTTTGAGAAGGGGAGGAAGCACAGTGTGAAGGTGACTCCATTTCTGAACGGAGAGATCACAAGTTTCCAG ACACGGCTGTCAGCGTGTGGGCGTACTGTGCTGCTGACTGGCATCCCTGCCATCATGGAGCAGGAGAACCTGCAGGACCTACTGGAGATCCACTTCCAGAAGACCAGTAATGGTGGGGGAGAGGTGGACGCCTTCCTCTACAACCCCCTGGGGCAGCACACCCTGGCCCTGTTCGAGGAGGACTGTCCCACTGAAGACCAGAGCCAGTGA
- the LOC115203019 gene encoding branched-chain-amino-acid aminotransferase, cytosolic-like: MAALRTALHGRFIQAIPYSVGSLRFASSFKAADLTIERNTAGKPKPDPASLVFGKQFSDHMLTIYWSEKEGWKVPQIKPFQNLSLHPATSALHYSIELFEGMKAFRGVDNHIRLFRPNLNMERMHRTADRSCLPLFDKVELLECIRKLVEVDQEWVPYSLDASLYIRPTYIGIEPSLGVSRASQALLFCIVGPVGPYFTTGAFSPVSLLADPSYVRACRGGVGAYKMGGNYGPTISVQNEAIKQGCQQVLWLYGEQEEITEVGTMNLFIYWTNEGGERELLTPPLDGIILPGVTRQSLLDLAREWGEFKVTERTMGMKELLGALDSGKITEVFGAGTACVVCPVGSLLYKGKTYQIPTMQNGPDLAKRFHKELTDMQYGRKQSEWAPLVV, translated from the exons ATGGCAGCTCTGAGGACG GCACTTCATGGACGGTTCATTCAAGCCATCCCCTACTCTGTGGGGTCGTTGCGGTTTGCCAGCTCATTCAAG gCCGCAGACCTCACTATCGAGCGCAACACTGCAGGGAAGCCCAAGCCAGACCCCGCCTCCCTGGTGTTTGGCAAGCAGTTTTCAGACCACATGCTGACCATCTATTGGTCAGAGAAAGAGGGCTGGAAGGTTCCTCAGATCAAGCCCTTTCAGAACCTGTCGCTGCACCCTGCCACCTCTGCCCTGCACTACTCCATAGAG ctGTTTGAGGGCATGAAGGCGTTCAGAGGGGTGGACAACCACATCCGTCTGTTCAGACCCAACCTGAACATGGAGAGGATGCACCGCACTGCTGACCGCAGCTGTCTTCCT TTGTTTGATAAGGTGGAGCTGTTGGAGTGCATCAGGAAGCTGGTGGAGGTGGACCAGGAGTGGGTCCCCTACTCCCTAGATGCCAGCCTCTACATCAGACCCACCTACATTGGGATTGAG CCTTCCCTGGGTGTGTCGAGGGCCAGCCAAGCCCTACTATTTTGCATCGTGGGTCCTGTAGGGCCCTACTTTACCACAGGGGCCTTCAGCCCAGTCTCTCTGCTGGCAGACCCAAGCTATGTCAGGGCCTGTAGAGGGGGGGTCGGAGCCTACAAGATGGGGGG taaCTATGGGCCGACTATATCAGTGCAGAATGAGGCTATAAAGCAGGGCTGTCAGCAGGTCCTGTGGCTGtatggagagcaggaggagatcaCAGAGGTCGGCACTATGAACCTCTTCATCTACTGGACGAATGAGGGAGGAG AGAGAGAGTTGCTGACTCCTCCTCTAGATGGCATCATTCTCCCAGGAGTCACCAGACAGTCTCTGCTGGACCTGGCCAGAGAATGG GGAGAGTTCAAAGTGACAGAGCGCACAATGGGCATGAAGGAGCTGCTCGGTGCTCTGGACTCAGGCAAGATTACGGAGGTGTTTGGTGCCGGGACGGCCTGTGTTGTCTGTCCCGTCGGCAGCCTGCTCTACAAAGGGAAG acCTACCAAATTCCTACAATGCAGAATGGTCCAGACCTGGCCAAGAGATTCCACAAAGAGCTGACAGACATGCAG TATGGCCGGAAACAGAGTGAATGGGCACCACTGGTCGTTTAA